Below is a genomic region from Streptomyces sp. NBC_00461.
GGCCATCACCATGGCCATGGTCGTGCCCACACGATCCGGCGGACAGCACCGCGACCTGCTGGTTCATCCTGTTTCTTCTCCTTCAGTGGGGTCGTGCGAGCCTAGCGGGCGGGTGAGTTGCGGGTGGGTTCAGCGCGGCGCAGCGTGACGATGACGGCGTGGCGGTCATTGAGGCGGGGCAGCATGCGGTGGGCTTCGGCCAGCATGTGGTCGGCCTGGTCGTGGCCGAGTTCGCGGCGCAGGTCATCTTCGTGGGTGATCCAGAGCTGATATACGCGCCGCCACAGCTCGGGTTCGTCGCGCCGGCGGTCGATGTGCTCGACCGTGAAGCCGGCGGAGCGCGCCTGTGGCCTGATGGTGTGGCGGAGGCCGACGGGCAGGCCCCGGGTGATGACGGCGCGGGCGTCGGGGGCCAGGATGCGGTGGAACTCGGTGAGGGCCGCGGTGCGGTCGCCGGCGTTGAAGAGGGCGTCGAGGCAGACCAGGCCGTGCACGTGGGTGTCGGGCAGTCCGGTTTTTTCCAGGGTGCCGACACGGAATTGGGCGCGCTCGTCCGGGACGAAGTCACTTCGGCGTTCGGTGGCGAGGCGAACGGCGACGGAGGAGACGTCGATGCCGACGAGCTGCACGTTCAGGGCGCGGGCCAGCCACAGTCCGGCGCCGCCCGTGCCGCAGCCGACGTCGGCGAGAACCTGATGGGGGCGCAGCTGCAGGCGGCCGATCAGGGATCCCAGGAGCGTCCAGTCGCAGGAGCTGTAGGGGCCGACTTCGGCCGGGTAGGCGTCGCCCATGGCCTGTGCGTACAGCCGGTAGACCAGGGGGCTGCCGGCGCGGGCGGCGTGGAATCGGTCGTAGTGGGCATCCTGTTGGCGCTCGCGGTCGGTGAGGAGTGTCATCGTGGGATCGCCCTTCGAGTACGGGAGCGGGCACCGGGGGCGATGACCTTGACCGCGGCCAGCGGGTCATCGGGGCCGGAGAGAGTGACGGCGATCGGCTCGTATCCGGTGACGTCCTGGAGGCGGCCGGCGATGGCCTGGACTTGGTCTGCGAAGGTGTCCGCGAGGGCGGGTCCGTCCGCCAGCTGATTCCAGCTTGTCGCGGCGGCCGCGGCCTTTGGGGCGGGTGGGCTGGTGTCGAAGACTTCGTCGCGGGAGGGCAGGTCGTCGCGGGTACCCGCGATGCAGGTGAGACGGGATTGCGCGGCCTCAGTGATGGCCCGGGTCAGGGCGATAGCCGGGTCGGTGTCGCAGCCGGAGCCGGCGAACCAGGCCGGGTAGTCCTCGGACCACAGGTACGCCAAGCACACCGGGATCCCGTACGGGCCCTCGACGGCGGCGAGTTCGAGCAGGACCTGCCGTTGGTGCAGGCGGTCGATGAGAGTGCGGGCGTACGGGTCGTCGACGGTGGCCGGGCGGATGAGGCGGCGCAGGGCGCCGTCGCGCATCTCGTCGGTGTGCAGTACGTCGCGCTCGATGACCTCGTACAGGGCGTGCAGCAACGCCTCCTCACGGGTGTTGCCGCAGGCGAGTCCGGTGCTGGTGGCGCGCAGGACGTCGGGCGTCCACATCGTGCGCGGTGCCCGGGAGATGAGGCGGGTGGGCACGGGCGTGGGCCGACCGGTGGTCAGACCGGTGCCGGTCGTCCATTCCAGCGGGAGATGCGCGAGGCCGGGGTGGGGGACGC
It encodes:
- a CDS encoding class I SAM-dependent methyltransferase, giving the protein MTLLTDRERQQDAHYDRFHAARAGSPLVYRLYAQAMGDAYPAEVGPYSSCDWTLLGSLIGRLQLRPHQVLADVGCGTGGAGLWLARALNVQLVGIDVSSVAVRLATERRSDFVPDERAQFRVGTLEKTGLPDTHVHGLVCLDALFNAGDRTAALTEFHRILAPDARAVITRGLPVGLRHTIRPQARSAGFTVEHIDRRRDEPELWRRVYQLWITHEDDLRRELGHDQADHMLAEAHRMLPRLNDRHAVIVTLRRAEPTRNSPAR
- a CDS encoding YcaO-like family protein; the protein is MPTETIRLNGTVRARTPDDTWSIIAPHLPRYGITRIADLTGLDHLGLPVSTAIRPGARTLAASQGKGATDRLAAISAAMEAIELWHAEQPLPVDQYGSAQDLNPPYPLWSLPVRVPHPGLAHLPLEWTTGTGLTTGRPTPVPTRLISRAPRTMWTPDVLRATSTGLACGNTREEALLHALYEVIERDVLHTDEMRDGALRRLIRPATVDDPYARTLIDRLHQRQVLLELAAVEGPYGIPVCLAYLWSEDYPAWFAGSGCDTDPAIALTRAITEAAQSRLTCIAGTRDDLPSRDEVFDTSPPAPKAAAAATSWNQLADGPALADTFADQVQAIAGRLQDVTGYEPIAVTLSGPDDPLAAVKVIAPGARSRTRRAIPR